From the Euphorbia lathyris chromosome 6, ddEupLath1.1, whole genome shotgun sequence genome, one window contains:
- the LOC136233527 gene encoding uncharacterized protein, whose protein sequence is MAMGAPYRKAAPRLPSYLLPSIICLVSLTAFFLYQVDRFASETKTIAGHNLDPTPWHIFPPKTFNEQTRHGRAYTIIQCSYLTCTTSSQQLPSRISSQNSQTNAHCPDFFRFIHRDLEPWAQSGVTMDHLMEAKNFAAFRVVIFKGKLYLDLYYACVQSRMMFTIWGLLQMIERYPGLVPDVDLMFDCMDRPNINRTEHSSFPLPIFRYCTTKDHFDIPFPDWSFWGWPEINIRPWNEEFPDIKRGSQSQSWSKRKPRAFWKGNPDVMSEIRTELLQCNNSRKFGALIMRQDWGEEARIGFERSKLSNQCDYRYKIYAEGFAWSVSLKYIIACGSLTLIITPKYEDFFSRGLIPKKNYWPVSSDQLCRNIKYAVEWGNANPVEASSIGKGGQDLMESLSMDRVYDYMFHLIKKYAELLKFKPVPPQNARQVCGESILCFGDEKQKEYLKKSSTSPSSPCNLQPADANLIQSLLQEKERVIKDVKNMAMPKGKHN, encoded by the exons atggCAATGGGTGCTCCGTACAGGAAGGCAGCCCCTCGATTGCCCTCCTATCTCCTTCCTTCCATCATCTGCTTAGTCTCCCTCACTGCCTTTTTCCTCTACCAG GTTGATAGGTTCGCTTCTGAAACTAAAACTATAGCAGGACACAACTTAGACCCTACTCCATGGCACATTTTTCCACCCAAAACCTTCAACGAACAAACACGCCATGGTCGAGCTTACACGATTATTCAATGTTCATATCTTACTTGTACCACCTCCTCCCAGCAACTTCCTTCTCGTATATCCTCCCAAAACTCTCAAACCAACGCTCATTGCCCCGATTTTTTCAGGTTCATCCATCGCGATCTGGAACCCTGGGCCCAATCCGGTGTAACCATGGACCATTTAATGGAGGCCAAGAATTTTGCTGCTTTTCGTGTTGTTATATTTAAGGGAAAATTGTATTTGGATCTTTATTATGCCTGTGTTCAAAGCCGCATGATGTTTACGATTTGGGGATTGTTACAGATGATTGAAAGGTATCCTGGTTTGGTACCTGATGTTGATTTGATGTTTGATTGTATGGATAGGCCTAATATTAACAGGACAGAGCATAGTTCATTCCCTTTGCCCATCTTTCGCTACTGCACTACAAAAGATCATTTTGATATTCCTTTTCCTGATTGGTCCTTCTGGGGCTG GCCAGAGATAAATATAAGACCCTGGAATGAGGAGTTCCCAGACATAAAACGAGGCTCTCAATCTCAAAGTTGGTCAAAAAGAAAGCCCCGTGCATTTTGGAAAGGAAATCCAGATGTTATGTCTGAAATTCGTACAGAGTTATTGCAATGCAATAACTCAAGAAAGTTTGGGGCACTTATCATGAGACAG GATTGGGGAGAAGAAGCTCGTATTGGTTTTGAGCGTTCCAAACTGTCAAATCAGTGTGATTACAG GTACAAAATCTACGCTGAAGGCTTTGCCTGGTCTGTGAGCTTGAAATATATTATAGCGTGTGGCTCCCTCACACTAATAATTACCCCAAAATATGAAGATTTCTTTAGTCGCGGTCTTATCCCTAAGAAGAACTATTGGCCTGTTTCTTCAGATCAGTTATGCCGGAATATAAAGTATGCTGTTGAATGGGGCAATGCGAACCCAGTTGAG GCTTCATCAATTGGAAAAGGAGGACAAGATCTAATGGAAAGCTTAAGCATGGATCGAGTGTACGATTACATGTTCCACCTGATAAAGAAGTATGCAGAGTTGCTGAAGTTCAAGCCGGTGCCACCGCAGAATGCACGGCAAGTATGCGGGGAATCTATACTCTGCTTCGGGGACGAGAAGCAGAAGGAATACCTGAAAAAATCAAGTACATCTCCGAGCTCGCCGTGCAATCTCCAGCCTGCTGATGCTAATCTAATACAAAGTTTATTACAAGAGAAGGAGAGAGTAATCAAGGATGTCAAAAATATGGCGATGCCAAAAGGCAAACACAATTGA
- the LOC136232988 gene encoding probable pyridoxal 5'-phosphate synthase subunit PDX1, with amino-acid sequence MADTGVVTVYGNGAIYEPTKKSPFSVKVGLAQMLRGGVIMDVVNADQARIAEEAGACAVMALERVPADIRSQGGVARMSDPQLIKEIKQAVTIPVMAKARIGHFVEAQILEAIGVDYIDESEVLTPADDVNHINKHNFRIPFVCGCRNLGEALRRIREGAAMIRTKGEAGTGNVIEAVRHVRSVMGDVRVLRNMDDDEVFTYAKKIAAPYDLVMQTKQLGRLPVVQFAAGGVATPADAALMMQLGCDGVFVGSGVFKSGDPARRARAIVQAVTNYTDPDVLADVSCGLGEAMVGINLNDDKVERYANRSD; translated from the coding sequence atggCAGATACCGGAGTTGTAACCGTCTACGGCAACGGCGCCATCTATGAACCAACCAAGAAATCTCCATTCTCCGTCAAGGTTGGGCTCGCTCAAATGCTCCGTGGCGGCGTTATTATGGACGTTGTCAATGCCGACCAAGCCCGCATCGCCGAAGAAGCTGGGGCCTGCGCCGTTATGGCTCTAGAGCGCGTTCCCGCCGACATCCGCTCTCAGGGAGGCGTTGCTCGCATGAGCGATCCCCAGCTAATTAAGGAAATCAAACAAGCCGTCACCATTCCGGTGATGGCCAAAGCCCGGATTGGGCATTTCGTGGAAGCTCAGATTCTGGAAGCCATCGGCGTGGACTATATTGATGAGAGCGAAGTTCTGACTCCGGCGGACGATGTAAACCACATAAACAAGCACAATTTCCGAATTCCTTTCGTTTGTGGTTGCAGGAATCTCGGGGAGGCTCTCCGGAGAATCCGCGAGGGAGCGGCAATGATCAGAACAAAAGGTGAAGCGGGGACCGGAAATGTGATTGAGGCGGTTAGGCACGTGAGGTCCGTGATGGGAGACGTAAGAGTGTTGAGGAACATGGATGACGATGAGGTATTCACATATGCTAAGAAAATAGCGGCGCCATATGATTTGGTGATGCAGACGAAGCAGCTTGGGAGGCTTCCGGTGGTGCAATTTGCGGCAGGAGGAGTGGCTACACCTGCGGATGCTGCGTTGATGATGCAGCTGGGTTGTGATGGAGTATTTGTAGGGTCAGGGGTTTTCAAGAGTGGAGATCCGGCGAGAAGAGCCCGTGCAATTGTGCAGGCTGTTACAAATTATACTGATCCTGATGTTCTTGCTGATGTTAGCTGCGGATTGGGGGAGGCAATGGTTGGAATTAATCTCAATGATGATAAGGTTGAAAGGTATGCAAATCGCTCTGACTAA